GAGGCACACCGGTCTGGCAGGTCAGGTGCACCTGCGGCTGACCTCGGAAGGGCTGCGCATCGAGCTTGTGGACCGAATGGACGCCGCCTTCTTCGCCCTGGGCAGTGCAGAACTCAACCCACAGGCCGAGCAATTGCTGCGGATGCTTGCCGAGGAGATCGCGCAGATCCCGAACCAAGTGATCATCGAGGGCCACACCGACGCCAGGCAGTACTCTACCGGGAGGTACTCGAACTGGGAGCTGTCGTTCGACCGCGCCAACACCGCCCGCCTGACCATGAAAAAGTACGGGCGGGAGGAGCAGCTATCCCAAGTGCGCGCCTACGCCGACACGCGGCCCCGAGTACCCGAGGACAAATACCACTTCAGCAACCGGCGGGTATCGCTGTTGGTCCAATACTCGGATATAACCGATGGCGGTAAGCCGA
The Fimbriimonadia bacterium genome window above contains:
- a CDS encoding OmpA family protein translates to MPEEQAVRIVKKSKKHGGHHGGAWKVAFADFMTAMMAFFLVMWILGLNQETRKAIEGYFNDPIGFSAGYQSGRNPFATTGMAEGGSEKTGGQLAEASGAGRLGEKKNMRQVKSDIEKALKKMRRHTGLAGQVHLRLTSEGLRIELVDRMDAAFFALGSAELNPQAEQLLRMLAEEIAQIPNQVIIEGHTDARQYSTGRYSNWELSFDRANTARLTMKKYGREEQLSQVRAYADTRPRVPEDKYHFSNRRVSLLVQYSDITDGGKPKPIKTQVFKGAGLEPDFAP